From the Lathyrus oleraceus cultivar Zhongwan6 chromosome 4, CAAS_Psat_ZW6_1.0, whole genome shotgun sequence genome, one window contains:
- the LOC127137985 gene encoding uncharacterized protein LOC127137985 has protein sequence MADQRTLGELAAPDMNYNGLCIEYVDVTVSFELKFGLIHLLPRFSDLACEDPHKHLKEFQVVFSTPLRPEGITEDHIKLRAFPFSLQGVAKDWLYYLESNSITTWNDLKRVFLERYFPASRVASIRKEIGGIRQGNESLAEYYERFKQLVSSCPQHQITEQLLIQYFYEGLLPMDRNILDAASDGALVDKTPIAAKALIENMSLNSQQFTTRNNYMVQTKGVNDIQVSSSNKALETIIEELTSLVKQMTVSKPQTTKLCGICPSTEHPTNICPILQDDSVTQLPQAYAANFFNQSNNQRGYNIPDLSTNNYHPNWRNHPNLR, from the coding sequence atggctgaccaaagaactctggGAGAACTTGCTGCTCCTGATATGAATTACAATGGTTTATGTATTGAATATGTTGATGTTACTGTTTCTTTTGAGTTGAAATttggtttaatacacttgttaCCAAGGTTTAGTGATCTTGCATGTGAGGATCCGCATAAGCATCTTAAAGAATTTCAGGTTGTTTTCTCTACACCATTGAGACCTGAAGGAATCACCGAAGATCACATCAAGCTGAGAGCCTTCCCGTTTTCACTACAGGGTGTTGCCAAggattggttatattatcttgagtCGAATTCTATCACAACTTGGAATGATTTGAAGAGAGTCTTCCTAGAGAGATACTTTCCTGCCTCAAGGGTTGCATCAATCCGAAAAGAAATAGGTGGTATTAGACAGGGAAATGAGTCATTGGCTGAGTATTATGAGAGATTCAAACAATTAGTATCCAGTTGCCCTCAACATCAAATTACCGAACAACTGCTTATTCAGTATTTCTATGAGGGATTGTTACCAATGGATAGaaacattcttgatgctgctagtgaTGGAGCACTTGTCGATAAAACTCCAATTGCTGCTAAAGCCCTAattgagaacatgtcactcaACTCCCAACAATTCACAACCAGAAATAATTATATGGTCCAAACAAAAGGTGTGAATGACATTCAGGTTTCCTCTTCCAACAAGGCTTTAGAAACCATAATTGAAGAGCTTACTTCTTTAGTGAAACAAATGACAGTGAGTAAACCTCAAACAACAAAGTTGTGTGGTATTTGTCCTTCTACTGAACATCCAACTAACATATGTCCTATTCTTCAAGATGATTCGGTCACTCAATTGCCTCAAGCATATGCAGCTAACTTTTTCAACCAAAGCAACAATCAGAGAGGGTACAACATTCCTGACTTGTCCACCAACAATTAtcatcccaattggaggaaccatcccaaccttcgataG